ACACTTCCTCAAAGGTGATAAAAAACATATTTAAGAAAAATAATTGGTAACTTTTTTAGCTTATTGAAGAGATAGCATCTCTAACTTTTTTATATTTTCTGATGCGATAAGTGCGTCTATTATTTCATCTATGTCGCCATCCAGGATCTCATTTAGTCTAAACAGAGTAAGATTTATTCTGTGATCTGTAACTCTGCCTTGAGGAAAATTATATGTTCTAATTTTTTCGCTTCTATCTCCTGATCCAACCTGTACTTTTCTTGACATTGAAATTTCTTTTTCTGATGCAATTCTTTTTTCTTCCAATATTTTTGCTGCAAGGATTCTCATTGCCTTGTCTTTATTTTGAAACTGAGAACGCTCATCTTGACAAGCTACTATTATTCCAGTAGGCAAGTGGGTAATTCTCACTGCAGAGTCTGTTTTGTTAACATGCTGGCCTCCTGCGCCTCCAGCACGAAATGTATCAATTTTTAGATCTTTTTCATCGATTGAAACGTCAATTTCATCAGCTTCTGGCAATACTGCAACAGTAGCAGTTGAAGTGTGTATTCTACCTCCGGACTCGGTTTCAGGAACTCTTTGGACTCTATGGGTTCCGCTTTCGTATTTTAAGCGGCTATATATCTTTTTGCCCTTTATTGATATTATTGCCTCTTTTATGCCACCAATTCCTGTTTCGTTGATAGAAAATATTTCAGTTTTTGCGTTTTTTCTTTCTGCGTATCTCATATACATCCTAAGAAGCTCTGATGCAAATAGGGCTGCCTCTTCTCCTCCAGCGCCTGCTCTGACTTCAAGAATGATATTTTTGTCATCAAGCGGATTTTTTGGCAAAATATTATTTAAGAGCTTTGATTCAATATTATTGATATTTTTTTCGACGCTTTGAAACTCTTCTTCGGCTAAAATTTTTATTTCTTCATCTTCATTATTTTTTAGTTCCCCAAGCTCAGATAGAGAATTTTTAAGTTTTTTCAACTCATTGTAATCGTTTACAATATCTTCTAGCTCTGACTTTTCTTGAGAAAGAGAAATAAGCTTGGAAGGATTGTTTATAGTTTCTAAATCCGCTAAGAGCTCGTTTATTTCGTCATAACGATTGATTATTTTTAAAATATTGTTTTCAAAAATCTTAAAATCCAAATTTATTACCTCCATAAGTAATTGATATATTTTAGCTAAAATGATAACATATAGTTTTGATATTAAAGAAGCGAGGTGAATCGTGGAAGAAGATAGAGAGTTTGATGAATTAGAAATATTTGAAATTGAAGAAGAAGGGGTAAAAAAGCAATATGAGCTTCTCGATAAATTTGAGCTTGAGGATAAGGTGTATTTTGTTTTAACTCCATATCTTGAAGAAGAGGAAATAGATAGCGAATTTATACCTGAGATATCGATATTTAGACAGGAATCTGATAACTTTTTAACCCCAGTAGTAATATTTGGTGCCGAGGATACCAAAGTAGATGAATCTTTGACTGATGAGGAATTTGACAAAATATATCAATATTTAAAGGACAGTTTTGATTTCGAAGACATCCCAGAATAGGGTATTTAAATTTTAAGAAAATTGCAACCGAAAAGAACAATATGCCATTTGAAAAGATGGAGTTTGTATTTTTTGTTGTTGCTGGCTTTATTGGTAATTTTCAACTTCCCTTATGTATTATTCTATAGATTACCAAATAGTATAAATTTTCATGTTTATAGCGGTGAATCGTCTATGACAGTATTGGATAGGCTATATAAAGCATACGATGTTAGTCCGTCTATATTGACTGATTTATACCTAAGATTAAGAAATTTTGAACCCAAAGCTGGCAACTATAAGTTATCGGGAAGTTTTCTAGAATCTACGGATATCATTCAACAGGGATCAAAGAGCTTTATAAAAGTTACATTTCCGGAGGGACAAAGGATTCAAGATATGACGCTTACTTTGAAAGAAGATGGTTATGACGGTTATAAAGAATATGAAAATATTGCATCTAATGATTTAGGATCATTTTCTGATAAATATCCGTTTTTAAAGGGTATTAATTCTAAAACCTTAGAAGGGTTTATGTTTCCTGACACATTTTTTATTGGGAAAAACGATCCGCCAAAAGAAATTATAGATATGCAGCTCAGCGATTTTGAAAAAAAGGTTTGGCCACTTATTAAAGACAGAAAAGATTATTACGATGTGTTAAAGCTTGCTTCTTTGGTGGAAGGAGAGGCGAAGGTAGACAAGGAAAGACCAATAATTGCTTCGGTTTTTTTGAACAGGCTAAAAATAAATATGCCGTTGGAATCTTGCGCCAGTGTTGAGTATTTTTTGCCAGTCCATAAAGACGTGCTTTCCTATGCTGATACTAGAATTGAATCTCCTTACAATACTTATCTACATTACGGTTTGCCGCCAACGCCTATCAACAGCCCATCGATAAAATCAATTGAGGCAGTTCTTCATCCCGCTAATACAAATTATCTGTACTTTGTAGCAAAAGGAGATGGAACTCACTTTTTCTCAAGGACATATGAGGAACAACAAGCCTTTATAAAAAGTCTTGGAGGTTGATATTTTGAAAAATAAAATGGTTTATGTTGTCATAATAATATTTTCCTGTTTATTATCTTTTTTTGGATTTTATTTACTTGGCAAAGGGTTTAATGTAATCTTTTTTAACAAGCCTCATACTCAAACGGTTGCGTCCAATGAAAATAATAATGTTGCTGTACAAGCTCCTGTACAAAATAGAGAATCAAATTCTAATATAAATTCACAACAAAAGGTTTATAATACTGAAACTAAAAGTAGCGAAGATTCTAAAGCAAGCAGTGAAGAAAACAATAAAAGTACCGTTAACGAACCTCAAACTAACAATGTAAAGAACTCAAAAAATTTGTTGTATAAAGTTAGGTTGGGGCCGTTTGACGATGAACAAGACAGTGTTGGAACAAAAAATGAACTTTTTAAGTTGGGTTATTCAAGTATTCTTTTGAAAGCCAATGGTGCTTATTGGTTGCAACTGGCTGCTTTGAATAACAGGGAAGATGCATTAAATCTTGTTAATAATTTAAAATTAAAAGGAATTAATGCAAAAATTATTAGTGAACAATGAGGAGGATAAAAGTTGTTTGGATTTATGAAATTTTCTAATGATGTTGGCATTGATTTAGGTACTGCAAATACAGTAGTTTATGTTCGCGGAAAAGGAATAGTTACCCAGGAGCCCTCAGTAGTTGCTTATAATATCGAGAAGAAGCAGACAGTAGCTGTAGGGATGGAAGCAAAAAATATGCTTGGTAGAACTCCTTCAAATATAGTTGCTATTAGACCGCTAAAAGATGGGGTGATAGCTGATTTTGAAACTACCGAAATGATGCTCAGATATTTTATAAAAAAGGCTATTTCAACTGGTATTTTTAAGCCAAGAATCATAGTTGGGATACCTTCAGGCATTACAGGAGTCGAGAGAAGAGCAGTAATTGAAGCTTCACAAAGAGCTGGTGGCAGAGAGGCATATATAATCGAAGAGCCGATGGCTGCTGCAATTGGATCTGGTTTGCCTATTGACGAACCTAAGGGTTGCTTGATTATCGATATAGGTGGTGGAACTACTGAAGTAGCTGTTATTTCTCTTGGCGGCATGGTTGTTGCAAAGAGTTTAAGGGTTGCAGGTGATGAACTGGACGATGTGATAATGGAATATTGTAAAAAAGAGTACAATTTACTTATCGGCGAGAGAACTGCCGAAGATGTAAAAATTAATATTGCCTCTGCCTATCCGCAGAGAGAAGAAAAAAATATGGAAGTCAGAGGAAGAGACCTAATTACTGGCTTACCAAAGAGTTTAAACTTAACTTCGATTGAAATTAGAGAGGTCATAAGCCCTATAGTAGATCAAATAACTGAAACCATAAGGCTCACAGCAGAGCAAACTCCTCCAGAGCTTGCTTCTGATATTATGGAAAGAGGTGCTATGCTTGCTGGAGGTGGAGCTCTCCTTAAGGGATTAGACAAATATATATCTGAAAAGCTCAAAATACCTGTTTATTTGGCAGAGGATCCACTGCTCGCAGTTGCCGAAGGTATTGGAAAGGTCTTGGAGGACATAGATAGATTTGGTCATGTTTTTAAAAACTAAAAAAAAAATATTTTTTTTAGTTTTCTTTTTATTTATATCTTTATTTTTTTTAAATTATAAATTTAATATTTATAACAGGGTAGGGTTCTTTGTTTTAACGCCTGTATATATATTGAGCAGTTGGGCAACTGGTTTGGAGCATTTTTCTAATAATTTGGCTAATATTGCCAATGATAATATCAGCCTTAATAAAGAAGTTGAAGATTTGAGAAAACAAAATGAGCAGTTAAGGCTTTCGTATGCCTTACTTCTAAAAGATGCTCAAAGTTTATCTAATGAAAAGGCCTTTCAAAATTTTCAATCTCAACACCCAAAATTTAAACTTTTGAAAGCTACTATTTTATATAGAACTGAGCCTTTTTATCAAGATCTAATTATTAATGTAGGTTATGATAATGGAATAAAAACGGGAATGCCTGTAATTTCTGACGGCTGTATCATAGGATTAATTTCTGACGTTGCTGGTACTTATTCAAGGGTTTCATATATTGGAGACAAAACGGTAAAAATTCCTGTAAAACTGAATGGATCGAATTTATATGGAATTCTGGAGGGTACTGGTTCTGAGCAGTTACTCTTTAATGTTCCAAGTGTATTTGTAGCAATTCATCCTCTTGAAGTTTTGGTAACTGCAAGTGTCCCATCATCACTTTTGCCTCCAGATATTCCCGTTGCGAAGGTTATGGGTCTTCATGACGTTGGCAGTTTGAACACTGTTTTTACTGCTTTGCCTATAAAACAAATACAGATGGTTGATGACGTATGGGTCTATCTTGGAAGTTGAGTTCCATAATTTGTTTATTCTTTTATGTTGTTCAGATATTATTTTTATTTTTTGTTAATACACTTGGGTTTTCAAGTATTATACTAACTCTTACACCTGCTATTCTTTTTGCCTTATATTATAATTTTAGTTTTTCAAAGAGCATTTTATTGCCATTGTTGTTTTTTTCGTTTTTTGATGATCTAAGATTGGGAATCTATTTAGGCACAAATCTTATTATATTTATATTTATGTTTATATTTATAAAATTGTATCTGGAGAAAAATTTTAGATGGAGCCAAACTCTAATTTTTATATTTTCAATGTTGAGCTATTATTTAATACTATATGTTTTTGTATCCAATATAATAAATATTTTTAATTTCTCACATCTCTTTTTAATCGTATTTGTCAATTCTTGTTTGAATTGGATCTTCTTTTTTGTTATCCAAAAATCTTACAAATATTTATTGGTGGGTCAAAATGAAAATTAGGAGAAGAGAATTTTTGTCTCTTGGCTTCTTAGGATTGCTTTGGACGGTACTAAACTATAGGCTTATATCGTTGGCTATGTTTAGTGGTGATGAGTTTAAACAGGTAACAATTGACAGTACTACAAGAATTTTCCCTGTTCCGGCTCCAAGAGGAAAAATTTTTGATAGAAAAGGATTGCCTATGGCTTATGACAATTCGGCGCATGCGATAATGTTTATAGCTAAAGATGATAACAATGCTATGGAACTAGCTGACAGCATAGGGCCAATCATTAATCAGGATACTTCCAAGATCTATGATGCTATCAAGAAAAGTGTAGGAAACCCATATCCTTATATACTTCATGAGAAATTAGACAATAAACAATATCTTAGCTTATCTGAGCTCACTTTTAGGCAAAAGGGATTTAGGCTTATTGAGATTCCCATGAGAAATTACCCACTAAAAAATGTAGGATGCCATACCATAGGTTATGTTGGTGAAGCTTCAGAAAGAGATCTAAAAGAATTTCCCTATCTTCATCCAAATCAGATTGTTGGCAAAACTGGTGTGGAATTAGTAAAGGATAAGGAGCTAAGAGGACAGGACGGCGCCGATATTACAATTGTAGATGCTTTTGGAAATATACAGAAGAGATTTCAGGGAACCAAGCCAATACCAGGCGAAAATATAAAAATAAATATTGATTCTGATCTTCAAGAACATGCCCAAAAACTTTTGGCAGAGAGGCCTGGGGCTCTTGTGGCTATTGATCCGCGAAGTGGCGAAATATTGACTATTGCAAGCTCTCCAGATTTTGATCCAAACAAGATGGTTTATGGAATGTCACAAAAAGACTGGAACGACATCTTAAAAGAGGAGCATCCCTTTGTAAATAGAGCTCTCTCATCTTTCCCGCCTGGATCTACTTTTAAAATAGCAGTTAGCGTTGCTGCTCTGGAAGAGGGAGTTACTACTCCAGAAGAGATGTTTTATTGCCCTGGATATCTAAAAGTTGGAGATCACACTTTCTATTGCTGGCTTCCAGGTGGACATGGTCATCTTCATATTGAGAAGGCTATCGCTCAATCATGTGATGTAGTATTTTATACTCTGGGTTTAAGATTGGGACCAGAAAAAATAAGATATTATGCTAACAAGTTTGGTATTAATCTGCCTAGTGGTTTGCAATTGCCTGGAGAAGAAACAGGCTTTCTGCCTACACAAGAATGGAAAGAAAAAAAATTTAATGATGTTTGGTATGATGGTGATACAGTTAATATGTCTATTGGTCAGGGGTTTGTTCGTACTACGCCATTGGATATAGCAAGGATGATGAGCATTTTTGTGAACAAAGGAAGCTTTGCAGGATGTAAATTAATTAATGGCTCATATTCATCTTATGATGGTTTAAAGTTTAGCGAGAAAACATTTGAAGTGGTTAGAGAGGGATTGAGGAAGGCAGTTTTAGAGGGAACGGCTGAGATCTTGAATAGCGATAAGTATACCGCAATAGCAAAAACAGGTACAGCAGAAGATCCTCCCAGGAAAAAGCCTCACTCCTGGATAGTTGCAGCAGCTCCTTATGATGCTCCTGAAATTGTAGTTTGTGTTTTTTTTGAACACATTGGCGAAGGTGCTTCATTTTCTGGACCAGTAGCAAAGTCTTATTTAGATTATTATTTTTCTAATCCTGGTTTGAGGGAAAGGTGATATGGATAAAAATAGGAGATTTCGTCTAGTAGGAAGTAAGGGAGCTCTTAGACTTGTAATAGAGCAAAGATCTTCTTTATCGGATATAATCAATTATGTAAAAATTTTTTTTGAGAGCAATAAAAGATTCTTTGAAGGCACAAAGGTGGTTTTTGAAATTCAACCTTTATGCGATCTAGAGATTTCTTTTATTGAACAGCTTAAGCTTAAATTAGCTAAGTTTGAGGAAATTGAATCATTTAAATTTGAGGACTTAGATTTAACTGATAAGGGTGTCAAAAGTGTTGAGGGTATTGATGATAGAATATGTTTTGATAAAATGCCTACTAAATATATTTATAAAAGCCTGAGATCTGGCCAAAAAGTTGATTTTAAAGGAAATGTTATAATTTTAGGTGATGTAAATCCGGGTTCAAAAATTTCTGCTGGTGGCTCTGTTATAGTGCTTGGTAGCCTAAAAGGAGTCGTCCAGGCTGGGATTTTAGATGTTTGTTCCATTGTTTTTGCTTTAGATTTTGACCCAGTTCAATTGCAAATTGGCGGTTTTTTTGAGCTGTCAACAGATGATAGTAAGGATTTGAACGATAATGTGGTTGCTTACTATAAAGATAATAAAATAAATATTGAGTCCTGGAAGGGACGAAAATTCTTGATAGGGGAGTGATATTTTGGGGAAGTGCATTGTAGTAACTTCTGGTAAGGGTGGAGTTGGCAAGACTACTACTTCGGCAAATTTAGGTGGTGGTCTGGCAAGTCTGGGCAAATCAGTATTATTGGCTGACATAGATATTGGTTTGAGGAATCTGGATATTATCCTGGGCCTTGAAAAGAGAATTGTGTACGATGTAATGGATGTAATGGAGGGAAGATGCAAGATTCAACAGGCTATTGTAAGGGATAAAAGAATAAGTTCTTTGTATCTACTTGCAGCTTCTCAGATTCACGACAAATCTGATCTTGCTGGGCTTATAGACAGGTTTGGTGAGATTATAAAGGGTTTGAAAAATGAATTTGATTATGTAATCCTTGATTCGCCTGCAGGTATTGAGCAAGGATTTATGGCCGCTTCAAATTTTGCTGATGAAGCCATTGTTGTTACAACGCCTGAAGTCACTGCTGTAAGGGATGCAGATAGGGTAATAGGCTTGTTGGAAGCAAAGGGGATTAAGGATCACTATCTTGTTCTAAATAGGTATAGGTATGCAATGGTTAAGTCGGGCAACATGCTTGATGTGGAGGATGTATTGCATATATTGGGGATTCAACTTTTAGGCATTGTTCCCGAAGATCCAGAGATTATTGCCTTTGCTAATAAAGGTGAGCTTATTGTGACCTCTGATATAACGAATGCCGGTAAAGCCTTCCAGAGAATTTCAAGGAGACTAATGGGAGAAAAGGTTGATTTTCCTTCTTTTGAAGAAAATAATGGATTGTTAAAAAAGATTAAAGACTTTTTAAGGCTAGGTTAGGAGAGTAAAGTGGGAATATTGGACTTTTTATTCAAAAAGGAAGACAAGAACTCAACAATTGCAAAAGAGAGACTACAGTTTGTTTTGACATTTGATAGGCTTTCTATAAACCCTGCTTTACAGGAAAAAATTAGAGAAGAGATTATACAGGTTATTGGTAAATATATGGAAATAGATGAAGAAGCTGCAAATGTTTTTGTTGAATCAACAGAATCTGATCTTAGCCATCTTATTGTGAATATTCCACTTAAAAGAAAAAGATAGCATTGTTCCAAAGACTAAAAAATATAATATTAATAATTGATTTAAAACTTTTTTTAATGGTTACTGTTTTAACTATATGGGGAATGGTTAACATTTTTAGTGTTACTTATTCCAATGTCTATTTAACAAATGGTAATCGATATATATTTGTAATAAAGCAATTCGCCTGGTATTTAATTTCAGTTGTTTTAATGTTAATTTCTTCATACATAGGAGAAAGACACATATTTGACAATTCAAAAAAGATATACTTTTTTGGGATTTTTGTTTTATTGTTTACTATTATTTTCGGACAGGTGGCGCTTGGGTCGAGAAGGTGGCTGTCTTTGGGCCCTTTTTCATTTCAGCCTTCGGAATTCTTAAAACTTTTGGTTGCGATCCACCTGTCAAAGATCTTTACTTCGAATAATAAAGATTATATTGTAATACTTAACTCAATACTTTATTCTGTAATTCCATTCGTAATTGTTTCTTTGCAACCAGATCTTGGTACTGCTTTGGCAATTCTATTTCTCTGGTTGGTAGGATTTGCATTTTACGGTTTCGATATGATTATTTATCTTGTTTTTGCTGCAGTAGTATTATCGTTTTTTGTGTACTTTTTTAAGTTACTCTTGATAATATTAATCCCTCTTGTTCTCTATATACTTTTTAAGGTTAAAAAAAGCAAATTATCTATCATTTTAATATCTTCACTTATTTTAATATCTGCTATTTCTGGTCCTATAGGCTGGAATACATTGCACAATTATCAAAAAGAAAGATTATTAGCTTTTGTCAATCCATTTCAAGATCCAACTGGAACTGGTTACCATCTTATTCAGTCTCAGGCGGCAGTTGTTTCTGGCGGCTTATTTGGTAAGGGTTTTTTAAATGGTACGCATACTCAACTTCACTTTATCCCAGAACAGCACACTGATTTTATTTTTAGTGCAGTTGTTGAGGAGTGGGGTTTAATTGGCGGCTTTTTAACGATATTATTAGAATTTTTAGTGGTATTAAGGATCCTTCAAATCGGCTTTGAGATTAAAGGATATCTGGGTTATTTTTGTGTATTATGGTCTTTTTTAATCTCTTTTCACACCTTTGTAAACGTTGGCATGGTATTAGGCGTTATGCCAGTTACTGGCATACCTCTGCCTTTTGTATCTTATGGCGGCACTTTTTTAATGACAAATTTTATTGCTTTAGGTTTAATAAGCAGTATGCATTATCATAACAAAAATTGGTCATTTAAATGATCCTTACTGGTTACCTTTTTATCTCACTTAGTTGTGTTTTATGGGGTCTTTTAGGGCCTGTTGCTGAGCTTCTGTACAGGTCTGGATTTAACGCAAGCGATGTGGTCTTTTTTAGGCTATTCGGAGTATTTTTAATTGGTTTTATACCACTTTTTAGAGATATTAGGTATTTATATTCCAAAAGACTATTTTATCCCCTGCTTTTGTTTGCATTATTTACCATTATTGAATGGTTTTCTTTTTTTACTTCAGTTAAGTTAAACGGAATATTTATCTCTGTATTGCTTTTATACACTGCTCCTTTCTTTATCACTATATTTGCAAAGTATTTTTTTAAGGAAAAGCTTACAAAGTGGCTAATATTTTGTGTTCTATTGGGATTTTTTGGCATTATACTACTTTTTATCACCAGTTATGATAGCAAGAGCATAAATCCTGGAATAACTATGATATTTGGTCTTATTTCTGGGATTTCGTATGCAATTAATAGTATGTTTGGAAAATATTTTTCAAATTATATATTGCCACTTAAGCTCACACTTTATAGATTTTCGACTGCAACTTTGATATATTTTCCTTTTGTAAGTTTCAATATATTTCTTAGAAAATATTCATTCCATAATATTATGGAAATATTTTATTTAATATTTTTTCCTGGAATTATAGCTTATTTTTTGTTTTACTATGGCTTGAGCAGAGTAGAGATTTCGAAAGCAGCTGTTTTTACCTTTATTGAGCCATTAGTTGGCAGTGTTGCCGCAATTGTATTTTTTCAAGAAACTCTTGGGTATAAGCTAATAGGGGCTACCTTTATACTGTTTGGAATTTTTGGAACGCTATTAAATCCTGTTCTTGCAAGCAGAAAAATTAATTGGTTAAATGGAAAAAAATAAAATAATTTCGATTGATTCTTTGTTTGAGTTAATAGAAAAAAAATCCTCTCTTGAAAAAAGATTGGGCCAGAGAAGGATGTCGAAATTAATTGCTGAAACTATGGAAGATCGTAAGATATCACTTGTTGAGGCACCAACAGGAATTGGCAAAACATATTCGAGTCTAATTCCTTCCATAGCAGATATCTTTATTAATGACTCAAAAGTTCTATATTTAACTGCAAAAATCGTTTTGCAAGATCAATTGATAAAAAAAGATTTGCCAAATTTAAACAAGCTTACTGAAGTCGATTTTAAATATGGAGTAATTAAGGGCAGATCGAACTATTTTTGTTGGCTACGTTTTGATGAGGCATTAAGAACTCAGGGCCTAATATATCGAGATGAGCTAAATTTAATTCGAGATTGGGCAAGGAATTCACATGACGGTGACTTAAGTGAATATGATGACTTTCTAAGTTATGAAATAAAAGATATAATAAAAGTGGATTATGAGGATTGCCCTGGTAGAAGATGTCCATATTTGATTAGCGGTTCCTGCCACTATTTTAGACTTGTTAACAGCTTGAATGATTTAGATATATTAGTTTCAAATTATCATACCTTTTTCTTTAACTTGATAAACGGTTCTTTTCCTTTTAACTATGATCATATACTCATGGATGAGGCTCATCACCTGCCTTCAATATTATCTTCAGCTTACACAAGACAACTTTCAAAAAATTCTTTAAATTATTTCTTGCCGCGCGGGATAGCCATGAAAATAGCAGATAGGGAACCAGATATTTTGTCGCCAGTTGTGAACGATTTAAAGTCATTAGAAAACTACATTAATGAATTAAAATTATCTTATGAGACCTTTTTCAACCTACTTCAAGAACACTGCCTCGATCCTAAAATTAATAAGAATTTAAGACTTATAACTTTTCATAAACCATTACCTTTTTTGGAAAAAATTGGCAATGAAATATTGGACACATCAAGAAAGGCCTTAAGTGAGTTCGTAGAATGGGAGAAGTTTTTAGAAAAAATCGGTTCTAAGGGTTTAGCTGATACAAAATTGAAGTTCTATAAGAGAAAAATCGAATCTTGTGCCCTGTCTATTTCAGATTTTTTAAACCTAAATGACTATCCAAATATTTCATATTCATTTTCTAATGAAAAAAGCTGCCTATCAATTGAGCCTGTTTATGTAAAAGGAATTCTCAATAACATTCTTGAATTGCAAGCTCCAAAATCTATGGTCTTGTATTCGGCAACCCTTACGCCTGACAAGAAAAATTTTAATTACTTTGAAAACGAGCTTGATTTCAAAGCTGACAATAAGATTGTAATTAAAAGCGTCTTTGACTATAAAAAACAGGCAAAGATAATTGTTCCGCAAAATTTTGACATAGATCCAAAGTCTCCTTTGTTTTCATCCCAGGTGGCAGATGCTGTTGAGTGTATTCTTGAAGATTTTGGAGGCCATGCTCTTGTTCTTTTTACGTCACAAAAGAACTTGAACGAAACGAAAAAATTAATAACTTCGAAAAAGAGAAAATTTAAATATCTATTTCAAGGTGAAAAATCAAATATTCAGTTAATAGATGAATTTTCGAACGATAGCTCATCGGTACTTTTTGGGATGAGCAGTTTTTGGGAAGGTATTGATGTTCCTGGTCCATCTCTATCTCTTTTGATCATCGATAGAATTCCCTTTCCAAATCCAAGTGATCCCGTAATGGTTATGCGAGAAAAAAATGAAGGGAAGGAAGTTTTTACTAAAAGTTATTTGCCAAACGCAAAGCTATCTCTAAGGCAAGGGTTTGGAAGACTTATTAGAAGTAAGAATGACGTTGGAGCTTTTGTGATCTTAGATTTTAGAATCTTAAAGTGGGATTTTTTGGAACTTTTTAAGCCTTGTGATATCCTATATAATTGGGATCCAGAGTTTGTTAAAAAATTTATCTGGGGAGGTAAATAAAATGCATCCCTATGTTCAGCTTGCCAAGCAGACTGTGGAGCTTTGGGTGAAGGAGCATAAAAAACCTGATGAAGGCTACAAAGATACAGCTCTTTTTAGCAAAAAGAGTGCCTGTTTTTGTACGATTTATAAAAAGGGAGAGCTGAGAGGCTGTATTGGAACCATTTTACCCTTTTATGATTCTTTGTATCAGGAAATAATTGAAAATGCAATAAGCGCTTCCACAAGGGACCCAAGGTTTGATCCGGTTACTATTGATGAATTGGACTTGTTAGAATATAAGTTGGATGTTTTATCTGATATTGTGCCGGTGTTGGATTTGAAAAAATTGGATCCGAAAATAAATGGAATTATTGTAAGACAGGGAACAAGGCAGGGCTTGTTGCTTCCTGATTTAGAAGGAGTAGATAGTGTATATGAGCAAATAAAAATTTCAAAGATGAAAGCGGGTATATTTAACTCTATGCCTTGTGATTATTTTACCTTTACAGTTGAAAGATTTTCTTAAAATATCTAAAGGAGTGTTGAAATGAAAAATTTAATTTTAATTTTATTTACAGTAGTAGCAGTGTTATTTTTTCAGACCAGCT
This genomic window from Thermodesulfobium sp. 4217-1 contains:
- a CDS encoding septum site-determining protein MinC — translated: MVFEIQPLCDLEISFIEQLKLKLAKFEEIESFKFEDLDLTDKGVKSVEGIDDRICFDKMPTKYIYKSLRSGQKVDFKGNVIILGDVNPGSKISAGGSVIVLGSLKGVVQAGILDVCSIVFALDFDPVQLQIGGFFELSTDDSKDLNDNVVAYYKDNKINIESWKGRKFLIGE
- a CDS encoding FtsW/RodA/SpoVE family cell cycle protein is translated as MVTVLTIWGMVNIFSVTYSNVYLTNGNRYIFVIKQFAWYLISVVLMLISSYIGERHIFDNSKKIYFFGIFVLLFTIIFGQVALGSRRWLSLGPFSFQPSEFLKLLVAIHLSKIFTSNNKDYIVILNSILYSVIPFVIVSLQPDLGTALAILFLWLVGFAFYGFDMIIYLVFAAVVLSFFVYFFKLLLIILIPLVLYILFKVKKSKLSIILISSLILISAISGPIGWNTLHNYQKERLLAFVNPFQDPTGTGYHLIQSQAAVVSGGLFGKGFLNGTHTQLHFIPEQHTDFIFSAVVEEWGLIGGFLTILLEFLVVLRILQIGFEIKGYLGYFCVLWSFLISFHTFVNVGMVLGVMPVTGIPLPFVSYGGTFLMTNFIALGLISSMHYHNKNWSFK
- the amrA gene encoding AmmeMemoRadiSam system protein A, with translation MHPYVQLAKQTVELWVKEHKKPDEGYKDTALFSKKSACFCTIYKKGELRGCIGTILPFYDSLYQEIIENAISASTRDPRFDPVTIDELDLLEYKLDVLSDIVPVLDLKKLDPKINGIIVRQGTRQGLLLPDLEGVDSVYEQIKISKMKAGIFNSMPCDYFTFTVERFS
- a CDS encoding ATP-dependent DNA helicase, producing the protein MEKNKIISIDSLFELIEKKSSLEKRLGQRRMSKLIAETMEDRKISLVEAPTGIGKTYSSLIPSIADIFINDSKVLYLTAKIVLQDQLIKKDLPNLNKLTEVDFKYGVIKGRSNYFCWLRFDEALRTQGLIYRDELNLIRDWARNSHDGDLSEYDDFLSYEIKDIIKVDYEDCPGRRCPYLISGSCHYFRLVNSLNDLDILVSNYHTFFFNLINGSFPFNYDHILMDEAHHLPSILSSAYTRQLSKNSLNYFLPRGIAMKIADREPDILSPVVNDLKSLENYINELKLSYETFFNLLQEHCLDPKINKNLRLITFHKPLPFLEKIGNEILDTSRKALSEFVEWEKFLEKIGSKGLADTKLKFYKRKIESCALSISDFLNLNDYPNISYSFSNEKSCLSIEPVYVKGILNNILELQAPKSMVLYSATLTPDKKNFNYFENELDFKADNKIVIKSVFDYKKQAKIIVPQNFDIDPKSPLFSSQVADAVECILEDFGGHALVLFTSQKNLNETKKLITSKKRKFKYLFQGEKSNIQLIDEFSNDSSSVLFGMSSFWEGIDVPGPSLSLLIIDRIPFPNPSDPVMVMREKNEGKEVFTKSYLPNAKLSLRQGFGRLIRSKNDVGAFVILDFRILKWDFLELFKPCDILYNWDPEFVKKFIWGGK
- the minE gene encoding cell division topological specificity factor MinE, giving the protein MDFLFKKEDKNSTIAKERLQFVLTFDRLSINPALQEKIREEIIQVIGKYMEIDEEAANVFVESTESDLSHLIVNIPLKRKR
- a CDS encoding EamA family transporter, whose protein sequence is MILTGYLFISLSCVLWGLLGPVAELLYRSGFNASDVVFFRLFGVFLIGFIPLFRDIRYLYSKRLFYPLLLFALFTIIEWFSFFTSVKLNGIFISVLLLYTAPFFITIFAKYFFKEKLTKWLIFCVLLGFFGIILLFITSYDSKSINPGITMIFGLISGISYAINSMFGKYFSNYILPLKLTLYRFSTATLIYFPFVSFNIFLRKYSFHNIMEIFYLIFFPGIIAYFLFYYGLSRVEISKAAVFTFIEPLVGSVAAIVFFQETLGYKLIGATFILFGIFGTLLNPVLASRKINWLNGKK
- the minD gene encoding septum site-determining protein MinD, which encodes MGKCIVVTSGKGGVGKTTTSANLGGGLASLGKSVLLADIDIGLRNLDIILGLEKRIVYDVMDVMEGRCKIQQAIVRDKRISSLYLLAASQIHDKSDLAGLIDRFGEIIKGLKNEFDYVILDSPAGIEQGFMAASNFADEAIVVTTPEVTAVRDADRVIGLLEAKGIKDHYLVLNRYRYAMVKSGNMLDVEDVLHILGIQLLGIVPEDPEIIAFANKGELIVTSDITNAGKAFQRISRRLMGEKVDFPSFEENNGLLKKIKDFLRLG